The window CTGGTATACTTTCTGAAAAGTGTTTACAGAAATGCTCAGCGGCAGAAATGATGGATTATTTCAAGAGTAGAAGTCAATTTTTGACCATTTTAATAATCCTACATTATTGGTGTTATGGATTTTTAGAAAATATGCAAGCAGCAAGAAGATTGAAAAATAGGATTGAAAAACTGTTTCTAAAATATTATTAATCATTAGGCTTTAAAAAgccaaataaataaagtagtaaATTCCTCctacaactaaattactaaactcttactataattaaaattctgaataTTCTAGCAGACTCCTCCTAAAACTAAACAACTAATTATTCTAGAAAACAGTAGCAATACCATATGCAAATCCAATACTCCTCCTTGCTTCTATTGCTGCAGTCTAAAAAAGAAGGTCATCCTCAATTCCTTCTTCTGCTATTAGTGCTTGTGCATGAGCATCTTTGAACCTGCACACTTTTGTAATATGATCTTTTTGTTTGCAATTTCCACATAATGCATCAGGTCTTCACCAACAAAATTTTTCTAAATGTGttttctttttgcaatatttgcaaTAAGGATAATcgactttttctttttggtgtttCACATAAAAAATACCCTCAGTAACTTTGTCTTGTCTGAATGCCCTTCTTTGCTCTTGTGCTTGAAGAGCACTTATTAATTCTGCAACAGAGATGACAAAGAGATTTTTAGACTCTTCGAGAGAGGAAATTTTGGATTCAAATCTCTCGAAAATTGTCACAAGAATTTTTTCAACTATCCTGTCATCTTTGAAATTCTCGCCAAGCAACCTGATTCTATTGACAATTAAAGAAATTCGGTCAGAATACTTAGCGAAGGTCTCATCATCTTGCATTCTAAGAGATTCAAAAtccattttcaaatttaaaatctgaTTTTATCTGCCTCGTTCACTTCCTTGATACTCATGTTTGAGTATTTCTCAAGCTTCTTTTTCTGTCTTGCATGCAATAACTTTAGAGAAGATTGAAGTTGTAACTGAATTTTGAATTATAATTTTGGCTTTATATTTTTTGGTTTTCTCATCTGAATGAGCTTTGATTTGAGCAAGGGTAGAATTTGCAGGAAGTGATTGTATAAGTTTGTCTTCCATTACAACTTCTCATAGATCATAAGCTTCAAGATAAGATTTCattgtcactgaccaaatctAATAGTTTTCACCTATGAAAGTTTGTGGTGTATTCAAAGAGAGACCGCTGCTTTTCATTGttaaaaatttggttaaaaaTCGGTATGCGTAAAAATGCATATGGTTTAAAAAGTAGTTGAAATTGGTTATTTTTCAGCGAATTCAGAGATCCGTCAAGATCAAtggaggctctgataccactgttatagatttttagaaaaatatgcaAGTAGCAAGAAGGTTGAAAAATAGGATTGAAAAATTGTTTCTAAAATATTATTAATCATAGGGCTTTAAATAgccaaataaataaagtagtagACCTCTCctacaactaaattactaaactcttactataattaaaattctgaatcttctaGCAGACTCCTCCTAAAACTAAACAACTAATTATTCTAGAAAATAGTAGCAGTAACAGATGCAAAATCCAACAATTGGTTGATAGAGAATCAAGATCAATCTTCTCATTATTATTGTGGAATACTATGGTCGGGTTGATTATTAGTCATAAATTTCAAAACATCCTTGTTCTCCTGTCAATTATTTATGTCTTGGACCAGTTTATTCTTACCAATTGTACGAAATGTCGAAagtacttttattatatttttccttGTTTATCTCAAATGCGTTTTGATTGCTCATCTCTCTTCCTTCTTGTGAATTTAAGTTTAAATTCGAAATACGTATCAATCTCTGTCAGTTGAAGCAATTACatcactttctttctttctttcatatTGTCTTCAAACTAAGAGGTGCTAAGAAATCGATACTTTTACTAAAACAAGGAATACAAGTCTTACATCTATTTATGATGTTTTAGGTTCCTGTGACGATGTGTGGGGTTTCTGAAAATTATGCCTCCGCTTTGTACATCGCAGCTGTAAAAGCTAGTGCATTGGAGAAGGTCGAGTCCGAGATTTTAGACCTTATTGAGGTTTCAAAGAAAAGTTCTAAATTTTGTCATTTTATGAAGGATCTCTCTGTGCCTACAGATACAAGAGTGAAGGCCATAAGTAACATCTGTGCACAGGCTAAATTTGGAGATCTCACAAGGAACTTCTTGGGTATGATAAAATTATATTGTTATTTCTGAAAAAAtactacttttttattttttaaacttgaGATTTTGTAGGTTTAGATAACAAGTAGAGATGCCATAAATAAACAGAatatcattttttaaaattagatTCTGCTTCAAGATTTTGATCCTGGTCAAATGATTGTTTTGTTAACTCGAAGATTCACATCAATTTAGTATctatatgtacacttaggaggaacggagatcctaataaaagcatgttttataGCAAATTATAAATTCTTCTTCAATGACTATTTGTTGGAATTTATTTTCCTAGTTGCATGGTCATCTCTTAATACTGGAAACTGAGGCTTCCTCTGTTATCAGTTCATGTATTATATTTTACTTCGTGGTGGGAAAGGGAGTAGGTGAGTTGTGATTAGGTTTGGTATATATCTTCAGGAAATTTGCATTGTAGATTTGTAGTTTCACCCCTTCAATATTGTACCCCTTCAGATTAAGCTTTAGCCAAACAAGACAATCCAGAAGATACATTCCTTTTAATTTATTTAGTAGGATTCGTGTGTACAATTTAGAGGATTAGTCTCACATTGAACTACAACTGGCCTATATATTAAAAGGAAAGGGAAACAGAGTAGGTGAGTTGTGATTAGGTTTGGTGTATATCTTCAGGAAATTTGCATTGTAGATTTGTAGTTTAACCCCTTCAACATTGTACCCCTTCAGATTAATGCTTTAGCCAAACAAGATAATCCAGAAGATACATTCCTTTTAATTTAATTAGTAGGATTTGTTTGTACAATTTAGAGGATTAGTTTCACATTGAACTACAACTGGcctatatatattattttttatttgtggTAGAGTGATTTTTATGGCAATATTTTTTAGATATAGTGGTATAACCATATGCATTCTCAATCCTTTTCTTATTCCTGAATGCTAAGCTGCATGTGGGTATTTTGTTAtacttattttagttttatttagttGTGCAAAACATATACGAGGAAACCAAACAATAATGTCAACTACAGTCTTGACCTTGATCATTTCTACCAAATGTGGTAGAAATATGGTCCATCATAATTCAGAATCCATGTACTGCCCCTATGCTAATTTGCAAAATATTTTAACTTATTTATATTAACCCTTGTCCATATCATGCTTTCCTCAAGCTAATACTGCAAGTAcaattattttgaaattttctttttattatggtATCTGTTTGTCATTTATGGCTTTCTAGTTACTTGGGAATTTCCACTTTTTTCCTACTTTTTCATTGCTTCAGGAATAGTTCTTCCTCCTTGTCACCTATTATATTGGcagcaaacaacagcaacaacaacaacaacattaccCATTATATTCTCACATGTGGGGTAtgaggaggatagtgtgtacgtagaTCTTACTCCTACCTAATGAaggtagagaagctgtttccaaTAGATCCTTAGCTCAGAAAGGtagggaggaggaggaggagaagaagaagaaggagggggaaa is drawn from Nicotiana tabacum cultivar K326 chromosome 22, ASM71507v2, whole genome shotgun sequence and contains these coding sequences:
- the LOC107815111 gene encoding ATP synthase subunit O, mitochondrial-like, with translation MFVIFFLQLSRNYATAPAKEQKVKVPVTMCGVSENYASALYIAAVKASALEKVESEILDLIEVSKKSSKFCHFMKDLSVPTDTRVKAISNICAQAKFGDLTRNFLVVLAENGRLKHIDAIAKKVCRVNHGTQGGA